The stretch of DNA CTTTCTGGCCTTGGTGATGGCCTGCTCCACAAGGTCCATGACGGCCGCGTTCCGCTCGTCGAAGATATGGGCGACCATGAAGGAATCCCGGTCAAGACCCAGGGTAAGCTGGGTCAGGTCGTTGGAGCCGATGGAGAACCCGTCGAATATCTTGCCGAATTCCTCTATGAGGACGACATTGCTCGGGATCTCCACCATCATGTAAAGTTCCAGGCCGTTCTCGCCCCTGACGAGTCCATTGTCGGCCATGACCTGGATGACCCGTTTCCCCTCTTGCACGGTCCGGCAGAAGGGGATCATCAGTTTGACGTTGGTCAGTCCCATCTCGTTGCGGACCTTTTTCATGGCTTCGCATTCAAGGACGAACCCGTCACGGTACCGGTCGTCATAGTAACGCGACGCGCCCCTGAAGCCGATCATGGGGTTTTCTTCATCTTCCTCGAAGTACTTTCCGCCGATAAGGTTCGCGTACTCGTTGCTCTTGAAGTCGCTCATCCTGACGATGACATCGTTGGGGTAGAAGGCCGCGCCGATCTTCGCGACACCCTGGGCAAGCATATCGACAAAGAAATCCGACATGTTGTCATATCCCTGGGTGAGGGTCTCGATCTCCTTTCTGACATCGCTGTCCGTGACCTTTTCGAACTGTATGAGCGCCATGGGGTGGATGCGGATGTAGTTGTTGATGATGAATTCCAGGCGGGCGAGACCGACGCCGTCATTGGGTATCGCGGCGAGGGCAAAGGCGTTTTCCGGATTTCCGACGTTCATCATGATCTGCGTTTTTGGACGCTCCATATCCGTCAGGTTGATCCTCCGCACATCGTATTTCAGTATCCCTTCATAGACGGCGCCGAGTTCCCCCTCGGCGCAGGAGACGGTCACCTCCGTTGATCCCTTGATCTTTTCGGTGCCGTCACCGGTGCCGACGATACAGGGCACGCCGAGTTCGCGGCTCACGATGGCCGCGTGACAGGTCCTACCGCCCTTGTTCGTTACGATGGCGCCGGCTATCTTCATGATGGGCTCCCAGTCAGGGTCGGTCATATCCGTAACCAGCACCTCGCCCTTCTTGAAGTCCTTGATCTGCTTGACGCTTTCTATGATATTGACGGGGCCGGAACCGATCTTCGAGCCCACGGCGGTGCCCGTCACGAGGGGGTCTTTTTTCTCCAGCAGTTCATAGGTTTCAAGGACGTTCATGTCCCGCTGGGACTGAACCGTCTCAGGCCGCGCTTGGAGAATGAACAGTTCCCCCGTTTTTCCGTCCTTCCCCCATTCAATATCCATGGGTTTGAAAAAACCGGCCTTGACCGAATAGTGATCCTCGATTATCTTCGTCCATCGCGCCAGGGTCAGGATCTCCTCTTCGGTGACGCAGAAACGTTTTCTCTGCTCTTCAGAGACGGGAACGATCGTGGTCGTTTCCTCACCGCTGTCGGCATAGATCATTTTCCGTTCTTTGGAGCCCAGTTTTTTCTGAAGGATCGGTTTGAACCCGTCGGCCAGGGTGGGTTTAAAAACGTAAAACTCATCGGGGTTGACCGTACCCTGCACGACCATCTCGCCGAGGCCGTATGAACCGGTTATCAGGATGGCATCCCTGAATCCCGACTCGGTATCGATCGAGAAAATGACTCCCGAGGACGCGAGGTCGGAGCGGACCATCTTCTGAACGCCTATGGAGAGGGCGATGGAGAAATGATCGAAGCCCTTGTCCACCCGGTAGGAAATAGCCCGGTTCGTGAAAAGGGAGGCGAAGCATTTCCGGCAGGCGTCAATAACGGCGTCAACGCCCCTGATGTTCAGGTACGTCTCCTGCTGTCCGGCGAAACTTGCGTCCGGAAGGTCTTCCGCCGTCGCCGAACTTCTGACGGCCACGTCGGTGTCCTGCCCGTATTCGTCGCAGAGCTTTTCGTAGGCCGCGACGATCTCGGCATGCAGGTCTTCCGGCAGGGAGGCGTTGTAGATGAGGGAGCGTACCTTTTCCCCCCTCTCGCTGAGGTTGTGGAAATCATGGGTATCAAGGTCTGACAGGATATTCTTGATTTCATCATCGATTCCGGCTGATTGGAGCAGGTAGCGATAGGCATGGGCGGTAACGGCGAAACCATCGGGGATCATGACGCCTTTCGAGGTGAGTCCGCGCCTCATTTCTCCGAGAGAAGCGTTTTTCCCCCCGACTTGCGGAATGTCATCAAGTTCAAGTTCATCGAACCATAACACTAACTTGTCGCTTTTCATGGGGTTCCTCCTGTCTTTGATAGAAAATAATTTTTCTACCAGTTTTACGGGTCAAGGTCAACACTAAAGATGAACGAACCCCCCCTAATATATTGTTGTTATTACTGAATAAAGTGGCGCGACCGTCAAATTTTTCCGACTCTCTCTTCCAGTATTTCCCCCGCCCGGCGCAGTTCTTCGACGGTGTTGATGCCCATTGCCTCCTGCGGCTCGTCGGTGATGACCGCCGCGGTCCGGCGGCCTTCGCTCCGGGCGATCTCGAACATGTCAGTCAGATAGTACTCTTTCTGGGCGTTGTCGTTTCTGATCCGTTTCACGGCATCAAAGAGGAACCGGTTGTCGACACAATAGATACCCGTGTTTATTTCTCTGATCTTTTTCTCCTCTTCGTCGGCGTCGCGGGCCTCGACGATCCGGGCAACCAGGTTGTGCCGGTCTCTGACCACCCTGCCGTAATTGCCGGGATCTTCGAGAAGCGCTGTCAGTACCGTTAGGGTAGCTCGGCGGGCGTGATGTTCCTTCAAAAGGCGCCCGACCGCTTCCGACTGGAGAAGCGGAACGTCCCCGCAGAGAATGACCGTGGTTCCTTCAAAATGCTCCAGGGCGCCTCTCGCCTGCAGAACGGCATGGGCCGTTCCCAGCTGCGGGACCTGGACTGCGAAGACGAGCTCTTCACCCCGCACGGCTTCCCGCACGTCGTCCGCCTGATGTCCAATGACGACCACTATGACTTCCGAGCCGATCTGCCGCGCCAGGTCCACGGAATAGGTGATAAGCGGTCTTCCACGAAGGGAATGGAGCACCTTCGCCAGATCGGAATTCATTCGGGTGCCTTTTCCTGCAGCGAGGATGATGGTTGCCACTGTATCAACAGGTGAACCCATCGTTGTGATCCTTTCATGGGGACCCGGGTACCGCCGGCATCCCGGGGAGCCCTTCTTCAGCCGTCCGATGCCGGCCCGGGGGATCGATGTTCACCAGCCCTTGGCCGGCATGACGTTATCATCGTGTCCTTCGGGATCAATCCCGTTCAGCCAGCTCCATGCCGGGAGGCAGGACGATGAGTACCTCCTTGATCGTCCGCGCATCGGCATCTTCCACGACGAAGAGCATCTGTCCGTCCCGGTATATCTCGCTTCGAACGGGTATCCGGCCCATCCGGTGCAGAAGGAAGCCGCCCAGTGTTTCATACTCTCCCGCGGGGATCATATGGGGGATAAGCTCTCTGAGTGTCTCTATCTTTGTCTGGGCGTTGAAGATGTATTTACCCGGCCCCGCTTTCCGGTATTGCGGCGGTTCCTCGTCACCGTACCCGTCCTCTATCTCACCGACGATTTCTTCCAGAATGTCCTCCACGGTAATGATCCCCACGGCGCCGCCGTATTCATCGACGACGACGGCCATGTGCTCGCCCCGGTTCTGAAGTTCGAGGAACAGATCACCCGCCAGTTTCGATTCCGGAACGAAAAGCACATCCTGCTTTGTACAGGCCTCCACGAGGCTTCCTTTGTCGGGGTCGTGTGAGAAGGCCCGGGAGTCTTTTTCGTAAAATACTTTCAGAAGGTCAAAGGAGTGGAGTATCCCGATAATGTTGAAGATCTTATCCTGGTAAACGGGAATGCGAGAAAACCCCTTCTCCGCCGCGACCCTGGTGGCTTCCCGCAGCGGCGTGTTCGCCGGCAGTGCCGTGACATTCGACAGGGGGACCATGATCTCTTCCACCGTTGCGTCGGAGAAATCGAAGATCCGCTGGATCATCTCTTTTTCCGACTGCATGATATCTCCCTGGTCCCCACCGTCCTTGAGAAGGTGTTCAAGTCCTCCTTTGGTGATGTATGAGGGGTAGATGCTGCTCCCGCCCTCCGAGAAGAGCGTGACGGCCCCCCGCGAGAGCTTTGAAAGAATGAACACGACAGGGTAGAACAGCCACGAGGTGATCCAGAGAAACCACGATATCCGGAGGGCGACGAATTCGGCATGCCGCTGGAAGAGGCTTTTCGGGATGACCTCACCCATGATCAGGATAAGGGGGATCATGACGGTGATCGATATCAGTTCACCCCGTTCGACGCCGAACATGGAGATGAAAAGGGCCGTCGCCAGGGCCGTGTTGGTGATGGCGGAAAGGTTTGTTCCTGTCAGCGTTGTGGCGAGGAACCACTCGGGTTTCATCAGGAGTCGCAGGGCCAGGGCGGCTGAACGCGAACCGGCATTCGCCTTGTGCCGGATCTTGTTGATGTCGGCGGCCACCAGGGCTATTTCACCACCCGAAAACAGCCCTTCAAGAAGAAGGAAGAAGAGAATGGTCAGAAAGGACAGAATATTAAACATTACCGTCCTCCTCTTTCCGGGCCACCTGGATGGTCACGATGCGGGCCTTTTTGACGGTCTCGGCAGTGAAAACGTACCCGTCGAACGCGACGGACGCCCCCTTCGCCGGCAATTCGCCGAAGAGGTGAAGAATAAACCCTCCCACGGTATCGAATTCCTCAGGGGAGACGGTAGTGATGCCGAAATACTCGTTGAAGGCTTCAAGATCCATCATTCCTGAGACGCGGTAAAGATCTTTACCGATCAGCGTGACGTCTTCCTGCTTGAAGCGACCATCCCGAAGCTCTCCGACAAGGCTTTCGAGTATGTCTGTCAGGGTGACGAGGCCGGCCACACCCCCGTACTCGTCGACGGCGATCGCCATCTGAAGGTGGCGGAGCTTGAATTCACCCAGCATGCCGTGGGCTTCCTTTTCCAGGGGGACATAGTAGGGCTTTTTGAGAAGCCCCTTTATGTTGAACTTTTTCCTGCCCGCGGCCAGCTCCGCCAGGAGATGTTTTGCGTGGAGAATGCCGATGATGTCATCCCTGTCGCTTCCGTAAACGGGTACGCGGGAATGCCGAGCCTCCATTATCCGGTGTTCCATTTCGCGGACGTTCATGGAAAGAGGAAGGCAGAACATGTCCACACGCGGTGTCATGACCTCTTCCACGGTGATATCGGCAAGATCAAAGACCCGGTGGATCAGTTCCTTCTGTGATTTTTCGAGCGCTCCCTCCTGGTGCCCCGCATCAACGAGGGTCTTGAAATCATCTTCCGTCAATACCGCTCCTGCTTCGGGTCTCTTTCTCCCTGAGGCGTCGATGAAGAGGTCCGCAATTTTTTCCAGCAGTCTTGTCAGGGGATAGAACAATCGCGAGAACAGGATGAGGGGCAATGAGGCGGCATTGGAGAAATTCATTGGATGCGTGACGGCGAAGGTTTTCGGTATCGCCTCACCGAAGATGACGACCGCAATGGTTGTCGCCGCGATCGCTCCCCATTTCCCTTCGGTTCCCAGAAAATAGATGAAGACCGATGTTGTCAGGGCCGTGATGGCCACGTTGACCGATTCATTGCCCACCAGGATGGTTATCAGAAGCCGCCGAGGAAAGAGAAGCAGGCCCTGGACGGCTTTCGCAAAGGGGTACCGCGCTTCCTTCATTTTGTGAAGATGAAGCGCCGTCAGGGAAAAGAATGATGCCTCTGATCCCGAGAAAAACCCTGAAAATGCCAGCAGAAGAGCCAACAGGCCGAATTTATAGGCTATTGCGTAGTCCAATGACTCCGGTATGCCTCCCGGGGCATGATATAAGGGTAAGACATTTCAACCTTATAGTGATTCTCCTTAAAAAGTCAACAGGCCTTTTCCTGTTCGCTTCCGCGACGGGTATGTATCGTGAGGCGTGAAGCGTTAAATCGGATTACGGATTACGATTCCCGAATAACGAATAACAAATCCCGGATCCTGAATCCCCGGCCCCGGAGGAACCGAATTCTTGACAAGGGTGGGGTGAGTCATTACAATTCATCTTCTATAAATGAATGCCGAAGAAGCCCTGTCAGGATAGAGGCGGGGAACGAATCCACCGGCGGCCGCGTTTGCAGTAGCGCGTGCACATGGCATGAGGGAAATTCCGGCCCCTAGGGAGCAGACGATGGATTATATAAAAATACGGTTCGATAGTGACCTAGATGCAATGGACCCGGACGGCAGGAGCCGGGTCGACGCCCTCTTTAACATGGTCAGCCCTTCCTTTCGGCGAAGCCGCCGCGCCTGGAGCCCCCCGGTCGATGTCTATGAGACGCCGGAGGACATTCTGGTGGTGGCGGAGCTCGCCGGCGTGAATGATGACGATATCCGTATCGAGGTGGGCCACCGGAACCTGAAGATATACGGGATACGGCGGCCGGGGTTGTCAGGGCGGGATATGCGCTATCGAATGGCCGAAATATCATACGGATACTTTGAGCGGTCCCTTGCTCTTCCTCTGAATATAGACAGGGACCAGGTGGAAGCCACTTACACGAACGGCATTCTTCAAGTGAGGATCAGGAAAACCTCCCACGATGTCATCCACAAGATACGCATCCGCGGCGGGTGATCACGTTTTCTTTCCGTAAGGTACAGCGCGAGGCCCACATGATGGATCAGAAAACCCATGATTTGAGAGATATCAGGATTCCCGATGTCATTCCCATCGTCCCCATTTTCAATGGCGTGGTATATCCGACCATGACCTTTCCCCTTGAGGTGTCGAGCACCCAGTCCGTCGCCGTCATCGACGACGCCATGGCGGCGGACCGCCTTGTCGGTCTGGTGACCTCCCGGAAGGGTCCACCCGAGGCGACGCCGGAAGACCTGTACACGGTGGGAACGACCGCGGTGATCCTGAAAATGGCAAAACCCGATGACGAGAAAGCTCAGCTCCTGATGCAGGGCGTGGGTCGTTTCAGGATCGTGGAGTTTGTCGGCAGCACGCCCTATATCCGGGCCCGGATAGAGGCTGCGGAAGATACGGGGGTCAAGGATATCGAGTCGGAAGCCCTGATGGCGAACCTCGTGAAATTATTCGACCGGATCGTACAATTATCGCCCTTTCTCCCGAAGGAGTTCAGTTTTATAGCCAAATCCATACAGGAGCCGGGTGTTCTGGGCGACATGGTGGCGTCCATCATCAACACATCGGTGGAGGAGAAGCAGGAGATCCTCGAAACGCTCGATGTCACGGAACGGCTCAAGAAAGTGACACGGCTCGTGAACCACCAGGTGGAGGTCCTTGAACTGGGAAACAAGATACAGTCCCAGGTCAAGGACGATATGGACAAGAGCCAGCGGGAATATTTCCTGCGCCAGCAGCTCAAGGCCATCAGGGAGGAACTCGGAGAAGGTGATGAAACGAAGGTCGAGATCGATGAATACCGGGCGAAGATAGAGGAAAAAGAACTTCCCGCGGAAGCGCGGAAAGAGGCGGAACGTGAGGTTCAGCGTCTTGCCCGGATGCACCCGTCATCGGCGGAATATACCGTCGCCTCGACCTATCTCGACTGGATCCTGGCCCTCCCCTGGAATGAAAGCACCAGGGACAACCTTGACATCACCGCCGCCCGCAAGGTCCTTGACGAAGACCATTACGGCCTCGAAAAGCCCAAACGGCGGATTATCGAATACCTTGCCGTCAGAAAACTGAAACCCGACTCACGGGGGCCTATCCTCTGTTTCGCCGGCCCGCCCGGGACGGGGAAGACATCCCTGGGACATTCGATCGCCCGGGCGCTGGGACGAAAGTTCATCCGGATGTCGCTGGGCGGTGTCCGTGATGAGGCTGAGATCCGCGGGCACCGGCGCACTTACATTGGCGCCCTGCCGGGACGCATCATTCAGGGTATTCGGAGGGCCGAATCGAACAACCCCGTCTTCATGCTCGATGAAATAGACAAGGTGGGGAGCGACTTCAGAGGCGACCCCTCGTCGGCCCTTCTCGAAGTGCTTGATCCCGAGCAGAACTTTTCCTTCATGGACCACTATCTCGATCTTTCCTTTGATCTTTCCCGGGTCATGTTCATCACCACGGCGAACATCCTCGACACCATTCCTCCGGCGCTCCGGGACCGGCTGGAAGTCATTGAACTGCCGGGATACACCATGGATGAAAAGGTGAAGATAGCTGAACGATACCTGATCCCCCGGCAGCGCGAGGAGAACGGTCTCAAGAAGGGGCAGGTCACCATAACCAGGGGGGCATTGAAACAGATCATTTCCGGGTACACCCGGGAGGCGGGTGTGCGCAACCTCGAGCGTGAGATCGCCACCGTGTGCCGCGGTGTGGCGAGCCGCATCGCCGGGGGAGAGATACGGTCCCAGTCGGTCACCAGGGAACGGCTGCACCCCTATCTGGGTCCGATCCGATTCACCTCGGAGGTGGATACAAGGATCACCAAACCCGGTGTCGCCACGGGCCTTGCCTGGACGCCGGTGGGCGGGGAACTGCTCTTCGTTGAAGCGACGGCCATGTCCGGAAAGAAGAGTCTTACCCTGACGGGGCAGCTTGGTGAGGTCATGAAGGAATCGGCATCGGCAGCGCTGAGCTTCATACGGGCGAACGCCCGGAAATTGGGGATATCGGAGAATTTTTTCGACGAACAGGATATTCATATACATGTACCCGCCGGCGCCATTCCCAAAGACGGTCCTTCGGCGGGGGTCACGATGCTGACGGCCCTGGCGTCGCTCCTGACGAACAGAAAGGTCAGGAAAAGCCTTGCCATGACCGGAGAGATAACCCTGCGCGGGCTGGTTCTTCCCGTCGGCGGTATCAAGGAGAAGGTCCTCGCCGCCCACCGTGCCGGTATCAAGAAGATAATCCTG from Deltaproteobacteria bacterium encodes:
- the ppsA gene encoding phosphoenolpyruvate synthase, whose product is MKSDKLVLWFDELELDDIPQVGGKNASLGEMRRGLTSKGVMIPDGFAVTAHAYRYLLQSAGIDDEIKNILSDLDTHDFHNLSERGEKVRSLIYNASLPEDLHAEIVAAYEKLCDEYGQDTDVAVRSSATAEDLPDASFAGQQETYLNIRGVDAVIDACRKCFASLFTNRAISYRVDKGFDHFSIALSIGVQKMVRSDLASSGVIFSIDTESGFRDAILITGSYGLGEMVVQGTVNPDEFYVFKPTLADGFKPILQKKLGSKERKMIYADSGEETTTIVPVSEEQRKRFCVTEEEILTLARWTKIIEDHYSVKAGFFKPMDIEWGKDGKTGELFILQARPETVQSQRDMNVLETYELLEKKDPLVTGTAVGSKIGSGPVNIIESVKQIKDFKKGEVLVTDMTDPDWEPIMKIAGAIVTNKGGRTCHAAIVSRELGVPCIVGTGDGTEKIKGSTEVTVSCAEGELGAVYEGILKYDVRRINLTDMERPKTQIMMNVGNPENAFALAAIPNDGVGLARLEFIINNYIRIHPMALIQFEKVTDSDVRKEIETLTQGYDNMSDFFVDMLAQGVAKIGAAFYPNDVIVRMSDFKSNEYANLIGGKYFEEDEENPMIGFRGASRYYDDRYRDGFVLECEAMKKVRNEMGLTNVKLMIPFCRTVQEGKRVIQVMADNGLVRGENGLELYMMVEIPSNVVLIEEFGKIFDGFSIGSNDLTQLTLGLDRDSFMVAHIFDERNAAVMDLVEQAITKARKMGRKIGICGQAPSDYPEFARFLVECGISSISLNSDTVMKTTLDILELEKSLGK
- a CDS encoding NTP transferase domain-containing protein: MGSPVDTVATIILAAGKGTRMNSDLAKVLHSLRGRPLITYSVDLARQIGSEVIVVVIGHQADDVREAVRGEELVFAVQVPQLGTAHAVLQARGALEHFEGTTVILCGDVPLLQSEAVGRLLKEHHARRATLTVLTALLEDPGNYGRVVRDRHNLVARIVEARDADEEEKKIREINTGIYCVDNRFLFDAVKRIRNDNAQKEYYLTDMFEIARSEGRRTAAVITDEPQEAMGINTVEELRRAGEILEERVGKI
- a CDS encoding HlyC/CorC family transporter; the protein is MFNILSFLTILFFLLLEGLFSGGEIALVAADINKIRHKANAGSRSAALALRLLMKPEWFLATTLTGTNLSAITNTALATALFISMFGVERGELISITVMIPLILIMGEVIPKSLFQRHAEFVALRISWFLWITSWLFYPVVFILSKLSRGAVTLFSEGGSSIYPSYITKGGLEHLLKDGGDQGDIMQSEKEMIQRIFDFSDATVEEIMVPLSNVTALPANTPLREATRVAAEKGFSRIPVYQDKIFNIIGILHSFDLLKVFYEKDSRAFSHDPDKGSLVEACTKQDVLFVPESKLAGDLFLELQNRGEHMAVVVDEYGGAVGIITVEDILEEIVGEIEDGYGDEEPPQYRKAGPGKYIFNAQTKIETLRELIPHMIPAGEYETLGGFLLHRMGRIPVRSEIYRDGQMLFVVEDADARTIKEVLIVLPPGMELAERD
- a CDS encoding HlyC/CorC family transporter, with the translated sequence MDYAIAYKFGLLALLLAFSGFFSGSEASFFSLTALHLHKMKEARYPFAKAVQGLLLFPRRLLITILVGNESVNVAITALTTSVFIYFLGTEGKWGAIAATTIAVVIFGEAIPKTFAVTHPMNFSNAASLPLILFSRLFYPLTRLLEKIADLFIDASGRKRPEAGAVLTEDDFKTLVDAGHQEGALEKSQKELIHRVFDLADITVEEVMTPRVDMFCLPLSMNVREMEHRIMEARHSRVPVYGSDRDDIIGILHAKHLLAELAAGRKKFNIKGLLKKPYYVPLEKEAHGMLGEFKLRHLQMAIAVDEYGGVAGLVTLTDILESLVGELRDGRFKQEDVTLIGKDLYRVSGMMDLEAFNEYFGITTVSPEEFDTVGGFILHLFGELPAKGASVAFDGYVFTAETVKKARIVTIQVARKEEDGNV
- a CDS encoding Hsp20/alpha crystallin family protein; the protein is MDYIKIRFDSDLDAMDPDGRSRVDALFNMVSPSFRRSRRAWSPPVDVYETPEDILVVAELAGVNDDDIRIEVGHRNLKIYGIRRPGLSGRDMRYRMAEISYGYFERSLALPLNIDRDQVEATYTNGILQVRIRKTSHDVIHKIRIRGG
- the lon gene encoding endopeptidase La, translating into MDQKTHDLRDIRIPDVIPIVPIFNGVVYPTMTFPLEVSSTQSVAVIDDAMAADRLVGLVTSRKGPPEATPEDLYTVGTTAVILKMAKPDDEKAQLLMQGVGRFRIVEFVGSTPYIRARIEAAEDTGVKDIESEALMANLVKLFDRIVQLSPFLPKEFSFIAKSIQEPGVLGDMVASIINTSVEEKQEILETLDVTERLKKVTRLVNHQVEVLELGNKIQSQVKDDMDKSQREYFLRQQLKAIREELGEGDETKVEIDEYRAKIEEKELPAEARKEAEREVQRLARMHPSSAEYTVASTYLDWILALPWNESTRDNLDITAARKVLDEDHYGLEKPKRRIIEYLAVRKLKPDSRGPILCFAGPPGTGKTSLGHSIARALGRKFIRMSLGGVRDEAEIRGHRRTYIGALPGRIIQGIRRAESNNPVFMLDEIDKVGSDFRGDPSSALLEVLDPEQNFSFMDHYLDLSFDLSRVMFITTANILDTIPPALRDRLEVIELPGYTMDEKVKIAERYLIPRQREENGLKKGQVTITRGALKQIISGYTREAGVRNLEREIATVCRGVASRIAGGEIRSQSVTRERLHPYLGPIRFTSEVDTRITKPGVATGLAWTPVGGELLFVEATAMSGKKSLTLTGQLGEVMKESASAALSFIRANARKLGISENFFDEQDIHIHVPAGAIPKDGPSAGVTMLTALASLLTNRKVRKSLAMTGEITLRGLVLPVGGIKEKVLAAHRAGIKKIILPEWNRKDLEDVPEKVRNDIEFIFVDEMFEVLNAALS